The Athene noctua chromosome 16, bAthNoc1.hap1.1, whole genome shotgun sequence genomic interval GTCCCATGGTGGGGGAAACCAGCAGAGTCAGAGGCAGTCGAGCAGCCTGAGGCCATGTCTCCAGAAGCAGCTGTGCCACAAGCCTGCTGCAGGGCTCAGGGGGGTGCATCCTGGGCTCAGTGATGCACATCACTCCGGCGAGTATTTGGGGCTCTTCTCTCGCTGCCTCCCTTCCAGCTCACTTTTATCCCCAGCCAAAGAGTTTGTTTCTCTGCCACAGGTCCCGGGCGCCCCGGGCCCTTCCCTGTCCTGCAGTCCCCGGCAGTGCTGATGGCCCCAggggggagggacggggacaTCTGTGTGTCCCTTGCTCTGGGCTTGGGGCTGGGGGTCTGGCGATGCCCCGTGCTGTGTCCCAGCTCTGggggaccctcctcagccccaaACCCTCCTGTTGCTGTCCCCAGGTGGGCGGCCCCCGACAGATCGAGGTTTCGAGCTGCACCAGCCCCAGGACAAGGTGTTGGTGACAGCAGGGGACACGCTCACCCTGACCTGCAACACGTTTGGGGACAGTCCTCTTGGCCCCGTGAAGTGGCTGAAGGTCTGGGGCAGCAGGAACGAGACTGTTTATGAGCAGACGGGCTCCTTCCCCCGCGTGACGAGGGTCGTGAGTGCGTCTGACACAGATTTCAGCATCCGCATCGGCGATGTTCGCCCCGAGGATGCCGGCACCTATTACTGTGTCAAGTTCAGCAAGTCGCTGCGTGGTGAGGAGGTGATTCGGCGTGGAAAGGGCACGGAGGTGTCCGTGCACGGTGAGTGGGGCTCCCTGAGCTGCTCCTGGTGAGCACCAGCCCTGCCGggtgcagcccctggcacagcccaGCCCGGTGGGCTCTGCTTGGGGCGAgcggggatggggaaggggctcAGGGGCCTGTCCCAGGAGGGGGTCCCGCGGGCCATCATCCCTGGACACATCCGTGCCCCCGTGGCAGACCCCTCTCCCCAGTCTGAGGGCCCCACGCTTCTCCCCACAGCCTTACCCACCCTCCCGGTCGTTTCCAGTCCCAGCcacggcgcggggccggggcagtCGGTGCCTTCCACCTGCGCGGCCGGAGGGCTCCTCCCCAGACACGCTCAcgtcccctgtcccctgtccccacaggTGGCGCGACCCTCCTGTCCAGCCCCATCCTGTGGCTCGGCATCCTGCTGGAGAAGGGGCTCCTCGGCGGCCTCCTCGTCTTCCTCTTCAGTCGCAGGAGGCCGTGAGGAGGGGAACACCAGGGCCGCCCCATCCCGCTCCAtggcggccccgggttcctcaaGTCGCGGTGCCGGGAGCGGCTCCCGGGGCTCCGCCGCCACCAGCTTTCTCGTGTGTACCTGGAAATAAAGGGGCCGGGATGCACAGGCTGTCCCGGGCTGCTCCGCGCCTCCGGGCCCCGGGGCCTTCGCGCggcggggggagctgggggcagcggggagcccctgCCGGTGTCCCCGGGAGCGGGGTGCCTGCACGGGGTCCCAGTGCGCGGTTCCGCTCATACCGGTGCCTTGTTCCGCTCATCCCGTTGCCCGGTTCCGCCCGGCCCGGTGCCCGGCCCTGCCCATCCCGGTGCCCGGTTCCGCCCATCGCGGTGTCCAGCTCTGCCCATCCcggtgcccggccccgcccggcccggtgCCCGGTTCCGCCCATCCCggtgcccagctctgcccatcCCGGTGCACGGTTCCGCCCGGTGCCCGGCCCTGCCCATCCCGGTGCCCGGCCCTGCCCATCCTGGCGCCCGGTTCCGCCCATCACggtgcccagctctgcccatcACTGTGCCCGGTTCCACCCGGCCCggtgcccagctctgcccatcCCGGTGCCCGGTTCCGCCCggtgcccagctctgcccatcCCGGTGCCCGGTTCCGCCCGGTGCTCGGCGCGGCGCATGGCACCGCCGGGCCGCCGGGGGCCGCTgtgggcggggcggggcggggcgcggcgctcTGGCGCGTTTCCGGCCGGGAGGGTTTGGCGGCgcacgcggggcggggcggggcgggccccggcggggTTTGGGCGCTGCACCGCGGCAAGATGGCGGACAGGGAGGAGGCGCTGAGGGAGTTCGTGGCCGTGACCGGCGTCGAGGAGGAGCGAGCGCGCTTCTTCCTGGAGTCCGCCGGCTGGGACCTGCAGgtagccccgccgccgccccgctcccccccgccgcctccggcccggcccgctgAGGGGGGGCTCGGCAGCGGGGCCGtggccggggccgcggccctggaggccatggcggcggcggggggcagcgccgggccgggcgctcGGTTCCTGCAGGCTCAGGCCTCGCCCGGCGGCCGCTCCCCAGTGCCCGGCCCGTCGCCGGGCTGCGAGGGTCGGGCTCAGCCGGTGCCGCGGCTCCGGGGGCTGGTCGGGGCCGCAGCCCGCGCAGGCTCTCGTTCGCTTGAGCATAAATCATTTCTAGCAGGGGGCGGGGAACCGGGGCTCCGGGCTTTGCCGGGTTTGTGTGGATTTCCCTTGGGCGCTCGCGGGGTCGTTAGTGCCCCGCTGGTCGTGCTGCAGCAGCAGGCCCAGTGCCCCCCGATTAAGGGGGAGATCGGCCGCCACTGACCCGCTCCTGCCTGCCATCGCCCTCAGACGACCCGGCCGTGCGAAACTCTGAGTCTCCTCACGGGTGTCGCAAAAGCAGCGGTTTCAGAGCAGTGGTTTTAGCATAAGCCCTATAGAAATGTTGCAGAATTAAGAGCCTCCTATCAGGGAGGTTGCCCTGGCACGCCTGTGCCGCCGAGTCTCCTACCAAAAAAAGGCCAAACATTAGAAGGTGGCAAAGCCTCGTCCTTGCTGAGACTTCCAAAGTGAGAAATAACACAAAATGCCTTTAGCGTTGATGCGCCTTAAGAGGTCCAACGTGACAGACGCTTCAGCTATGTTATTTGCGCGTGTCTTTGCCGTTGTTGTGGAACGTTTGCTCCCATCCTCAAGCGCTCTCGTGGTGTTCCTCTCCAGATTGCACTTGCCAGTTTCTACGAGGACGGGGGTGACGAGGACATTCTGACTCTTCCCCAGCCGACACCCAGCTCCATATCCAGAGGCACTGCAGCCAGGTGAGGAGGGAGCTTCAGCTCAGCTCCATCTCTTCATCGGCAGCTTGTAAACCTGACAGTGAAAACTATGTAAAAACACAAGCTTTATCTAAAGCATCGACGTGTGTTAATTTTGGGGAGAAATAGCTCTTCATTTACACCTGCTTCACTTCGTAAGGCTCTCTAAAATTTCTGAAAACCTCAGCATCTAGACATTGCAAGCACAGGCGGGATGGCAGAGCTAATCCAAAGAGCGGTTAGGACAACTTGCCTCATTGCTCAGGAAAAGCTTAATTTGTCTTTTGAGGTTAGAAGACAGTCAGTTGGTGATGCATTTGTTTGAGCAGATTGTAACTCCACGGGGAAAATGTTCTGATTTTGTGTGATATCTGATCAAGTTGAGCATTTtacaaaaagagattaattttgccTTACGGAATCCCTGTGCAGTAGGGAAATACTGTCTGGTTTTATAGTTACTGGCTTTATCTTTAAGAAAAAGTGCTTTTGGTTCAGGCTTTGGTGAATAAAGTCCATACTGCAGAAGAACCCTGCTTCAGTTTGGGTCACAGCTCACAGAAACCAGAGGGAAGGGCGTGGAGATGGCCTGTCCTGGGGCCTGGCAGAGACCTGTGCTTGTGCAGGTTTGGAGGTGCCTGGGCCTCCCCCCAGTTGTGCCGGTTCTGTCGGGGCGCTGGCAGAGAGGTCCAGGCGCTCGGGTCCTCACGCGGTGACGCCAGTGCTGACCTGTCGCTTCTCAGAGTAGTGAATCAGACCCGAAAAGTAGAACGGGGTCAACCTCACTGCTGTGTTCAGGAGCCTTCGCTTGTGTGGTTGAAACGTGTCATGAGACTGACTGACTTCTCCGGCTGACTTTTGCAGTGACCATAGAGTAACATCGTTTAGAGACCTTGTCCATGCGCAGGAGgatgatgatgaagaggaggagggacAGCGGTAAGTTTTCAGTTCAAGACTTAAACACCCTGTGTGTTTATCCCTGCCCTTTTGTGGTGGCTTCCCACTTgtgtacaggtttttttaaaaagcagatttaagTCGATATGAAATTCCTGTAGTGAAAAATCTCAGGTTTGACACGGCAAGGTTGGTTGGTGCAGAGTCTGGGCACGGGCACATGCTCAGCGTGGCTGTGTAAGCACCAGCGTTCATCGCTGAGTTGTGCTGTTGAGAGAAAGCCGGAGGTAGGATGTGGAAGCCCTCGGCTAAAGAGAAGAAAGCCCAGATCGTCATTTGTGGCCATCGAGAATGGAAATGTGGGGATAGCGCAGGGATCGCTTTTCTGTCTgcttggggttttggggtggggtttttttggttgcggttttgggtttggggttggtttttttttcctgaagtgctACTTAAGGGTAATGTAATGGAGTGTGGaggtggaaagaaaaatgtaggtCCCCTTTCCAATAGGAACATGGTGTCATCTATGATGTCAGCTGTAGGTAGTTAAATACCCTTAAGGTTAACAGGCAAGGCAGATTGAATGGAACTGCTGTAAATTAAGTTGGCTCAGTCTAGGTAGACTGCCTGATCTTTTGCAGGCAGGTGTGAGCTTGCTCTGTGTTACAAGCCATCTGGAAGCTAATAAACCCAATCTTCAAGAAGTGCTTAATTGCACTTCACCAACTGAGCTCTCATTGCTTCCCGTTCAGATCCGTCCTGTCTGTGGTGATCTTTCCGTGTGGCATGAGCGTGTGCCTCCCCTCAAAATACCAGTTAGATGTTGCCCATCTTCTTCCATCTGACAGGTCGGAGACTCGCTGGAAGTCTTGAGCTCAGTAATAGAGCTGGTACCAGCATTTGAAACTGAGCCTTGTCAGTCTGGACTGTTTCACTTGCTAGGTCAAAGAGAGTTATCACTTTATTGCTGTTGATCAGTGAACAGTTTTACAGTAACTGACATAAAAAGAAAGTCTTTGCAGTACAGGAACTTGTAAGTAGGAGATCCACTGGTAGTAGCTAAT includes:
- the LOC141967122 gene encoding signal-regulatory protein beta-2-like isoform X1, encoding MGIPTAPAPRALPLACLVLLLLRRAPGVGAQTRQSFKLHQPQDKVSVAAGGTLTLTCTVSADGPLGPVKWLKVWGSRNETVYEQTGSFPRVTRVVSGSDTDFSIRISDVRPEDVGTYYCVKFRILLGGGEVFRRGKGTEVSVYSGRPPTDRGFELHQPQDKVLVTAGDTLTLTCNTFGDSPLGPVKWLKVWGSRNETVYEQTGSFPRVTRVVSASDTDFSIRIGDVRPEDAGTYYCVKFSKSLRGEEVIRRGKGTEVSVHGGATLLSSPILWLGILLEKGLLGGLLVFLFSRRRP
- the LOC141967122 gene encoding signal-regulatory protein beta-2-like isoform X2 — its product is MAPGGVGAQTRQSFKLHQPQDKVSVAAGGTLTLTCTVSADGPLGPVKWLKVWGSRNETVYEQTGSFPRVTRVVSGSDTDFSIRISDVRPEDVGTYYCVKFRILLGGGEVFRRGKGTEVSVYSGRPPTDRGFELHQPQDKVLVTAGDTLTLTCNTFGDSPLGPVKWLKVWGSRNETVYEQTGSFPRVTRVVSASDTDFSIRIGDVRPEDAGTYYCVKFSKSLRGEEVIRRGKGTEVSVHGGATLLSSPILWLGILLEKGLLGGLLVFLFSRRRP